The region ACGAGTCCCTGAACGCCATCGCGGACGCAGTGCCTGGCTTCTGCCCACGCGCGATAGCATGGGGTCCgcttgaggaggggaaggggaagagcTACTTCCTAGCGACGGAGTTTTTGGATCTAAGGGCAAGTGGACGGGGTGGTGAGTCGCTTGCGCAAAGGCTGGGGAAGTTGCACTCTACACCTGCGCCGGTGAATCCGGAGACGGGTAAGAGAATGTTTGGGTTCCCTGTACCGACTTTTTGTGGGGATACAAAGCAGCCTAATATTCCGCGTGAGAGCTGGGCTGATTTTTATGCGAATGACCGGCTGTTGACGATACTGGCGACGTCGGAGAAGCGGAATGGGAAGGatgctgggttgaggagttTGGTTGAAAGGACGGCGGATACGGTTGTTCCTGCGCTACTTGGAGATGGACACCTTGGGTATGATAAGTCTGGGAAAGGGGAGGACATTGTCCCTGTTGTTGTTCATGGGGATCTCTGGAGTGGAAATGCGGACCGCGGTCGGATTGTGGGGAGTGGGAGGAAGGgggatgaggaagttggcgaTGTCGTTTATGATCCTTCGGCTTCTTATGCTCATAGCGAGTTCGATATTGGGATTATGAAGATGTTTGGAGGGTTTGGATCCGCGTTCTTCAATGAGTATCATCGAATAGTGCCCAAGACAGAGCCGGTTGAAGAGTATGAGGACCGGGTCCGGCTTTATGAACTGTAAGTTCCCTTCCCTTGAGCTAGATCTCTTTTAACATATCTAGGTATCATCATCTGAACCATCATGCTATCTTTGGAGGCGGATACCGATCTGGTGCTGTGTCTATAATGGAGAAGCTTCTGAAGAAGTATAGCTGAACGAAGATATACTTCGAGATTGGCCTTCACTGTTGACGATTGATTCACCTCCACACAACTTCTATAGATAATACAATACAATCCAGGCGGTTCTAATCAATACAATCTAGCAATTAGACTATGACCAATTCCTGCACTTTCTGCAGTCTTGCTTGAAAAATATTACAGTGTCTGGTAATACATGCGCCGGCGCGGATAAACATTTCTACCGTCACGTGTCAGCTCCAAGCTTCATGGCAGAATGAAAAGAACCAAGACACCAGCATTCGATCGGACAACCAGCGGAACGTTCTGGAGGGTATTTGTCGCGCCTGACTCCCAGAATGGCACCCGAACCGAAGCAGGACTCAAAGGATCCCCCGGGTTCCGACGCGGCCCTGCCTGAACCCCCGCCCATCCACCCGTCCTTCATCCAGGTAGCGAAGCCTTATATCTTCGAGCAAACCATCCAGAAATGCATGGCCTCCATGGCGATCAATCCTCTGCGCGAGGAGAATCTCCGCCTGCAGGGTGTCACCTGGATCGATAATGTTCGCCGTGAGCTTAATCTGTATGTGAGACTTCCTTTTTCCACAACGGGTTGCTAACTGCATAGGCCCATTCGAACCTTTAACACTGCTGTGATTTATTACCACAAGTTCCGACTGAACCACCACGACTCGGAGTACAATAACATGGTAGGCTATGATTTTTACACCTTACAGTTTGGCGGAGTCTGACGGTTTaggatgctgctgcggcttcgCTGTTCATTGCCTGCAAGATCGAAGACACGCTTAAGAAGTCGCGTGAGATTATATGCGCCGCGTATAATTTAAAGCAACCGCAATCCGAACAAATCTCTCCGGATAACCAGGTATGATACCAACCTTGCACAAACCGAGTATCTTCTAACGCGGAATTATTCCTAGGTGCTCGATGAACCCGCCCGAGGCATTATCGGTTTAGAGAGACTTATGCTCGAGAGCTCTGGATTTGATTTCCGGACGCGCCATCCGCAGAAAACGTTGATCAAGCTAGCTAGAAAATACGGCCTTGGACCGCAATCGGAAGTATCGAACGTTGCCTACCGTATTTCGCAAGATATCTACCGCACCTTTGCGCCGATTAAGCAGACCACATCAACAATGGCATTCAGCTGCCTCGAGCTTGCGGGTCGTTTGCTCGAACAACGGATTGAAGCAGTGGAACTTGGAGTAGACTATGCGAAGTGGGAAACAAGCCGGGAGGAGGTCATGGGTATGTTGAGAATACGGGAAAAAAGCAATCGGAATATACTAACTCTGATCTAGAAACCCTCCTTGATCTCCTTGAGTTATACACTCACCACCGCAGCTCTACTTCTGTCGGGCCTCACTTCCCTGCCGACCGATTCCTTACTGTGCGGATACCCCTGAAtaaggaagcggaagaacAGAGACTGCCACGCTACACCCACTCGACAGAGGAAGGAAAATCTCCAAACGTCTCGCAGAAGGGGCCAACAACCAATGGGTCGGCAAATGATGAGAAGGATACGTCCGGCTATCATCCTCTTATCCCAGCCACAGCCCACGGGGAACGCCCGAAAGCAGGAGAGAAGGGCCGGGACGCGGCAGTCCGGTTTATTGTCGATTCTGAGTACGCAGCGGCCGAGAAAGCTCGCGTCGCCGAGTATTTCAAGGTTGAAATGGAAGAATATGAGGTAGAGGAATGAGCACCAGGCTATGTTCAACAATCTCTCGTCATTACCCGCTAAGCGCGCAGCGGAGCTTCCTTGACGCCGAATGGGATGTTCTGCGTGGCTCTGGCCACATACCCG is a window of Aspergillus puulaauensis MK2 DNA, chromosome 4, nearly complete sequence DNA encoding:
- a CDS encoding putative fructosamine-3-kinase (COG:G;~EggNog:ENOG410PIGN;~InterPro:IPR016477,IPR011009;~PFAM:PF03881,PF01636), with the protein product MPPVPTSILRALSISDPSKASLSTAGLGSGFTSTGAIKATVPGADGQGEERKYFVKTSADGNAAKEMFEGEYESLNAIADAVPGFCPRAIAWGPLEEGKGKSYFLATEFLDLRASGRGGESLAQRLGKLHSTPAPVNPETGKRMFGFPVPTFCGDTKQPNIPRESWADFYANDRLLTILATSEKRNGKDAGLRSLVERTADTVVPALLGDGHLGYDKSGKGEDIVPVVVHGDLWSGNADRGRIVGSGRKGDEEVGDVVYDPSASYAHSEFDIGIMKMFGGFGSAFFNEYHRIVPKTEPVEEYEDRVRLYELYHHLNHHAIFGGGYRSGAVSIMEKLLKKYS
- the CTK2 gene encoding putative cyclin (COG:D;~EggNog:ENOG410PJ8K;~InterPro:IPR006671,IPR036915,IPR013763,IPR043198;~PFAM:PF00134;~go_function: GO:0016538 - cyclin-dependent protein serine/threonine kinase regulator activity [Evidence IEA];~go_process: GO:0006357 - regulation of transcription by RNA polymerase II [Evidence IEA]), which translates into the protein MAPEPKQDSKDPPGSDAALPEPPPIHPSFIQVAKPYIFEQTIQKCMASMAINPLREENLRLQGVTWIDNVRRELNLPIRTFNTAVIYYHKFRLNHHDSEYNNMDAAAASLFIACKIEDTLKKSREIICAAYNLKQPQSEQISPDNQVLDEPARGIIGLERLMLESSGFDFRTRHPQKTLIKLARKYGLGPQSEVSNVAYRISQDIYRTFAPIKQTTSTMAFSCLELAGRLLEQRIEAVELGVDYAKWETSREEVMETLLDLLELYTHHRSSTSVGPHFPADRFLTVRIPLNKEAEEQRLPRYTHSTEEGKSPNVSQKGPTTNGSANDEKDTSGYHPLIPATAHGERPKAGEKGRDAAVRFIVDSEYAAAEKARVAEYFKVEMEEYEVEE